Proteins from a single region of Flavobacterium sp. YJ01:
- a CDS encoding glycerol-3-phosphate dehydrogenase/oxidase, protein MNRSEQLLKVQNIENWDVIIIGGGASGLGTAIDAASRGFKTVLFEAVDFAKGTSSRSTKLVHGGVRYLAQGDVHLVREALKERGLLAQNANHLVKNQSFVIPNYHWFSGYFYTIGLKIYDLLSGGLSLGSSKYLSKKKTIEMLPNVEEEGLVNGVIYHDGQFDDSRLAINLAQTAVENGACVLNYSKVINLLKDDKNQIIGVQVTDQETGLNYNVKGSVVVNATGVFTNAIMKLNDTVYKKYIVPSQGIHLVFDKSFLPGEHALMIPKTKDGRVLFAVPWHNHIVVGTTDTLIKKQSLEPIALESEIQFVLETAQRFLAKKPTRADVLSVFAGLRPLAAPKEEGKSTKEVSRSHKIIVSETGLITITGGKWTTYRKMAEEIIDKAILKGKLQNKPCITEHLSIHGNKRTNNLDRENHLYIYGSDISKILELQENEPELKEKLHPNYEFSLAEVVWAIRYEMARTVDDILARRVRLLFLDARAAIEVSEKTARLLAKELGRDEDWIAKEVSNFTTIAKGFLLSEFQ, encoded by the coding sequence ATGAATCGTTCAGAGCAATTATTAAAGGTACAAAATATCGAAAATTGGGACGTAATAATAATTGGCGGTGGAGCAAGCGGGCTCGGAACTGCAATTGATGCAGCAAGCCGCGGTTTCAAAACCGTTTTATTTGAAGCTGTAGATTTTGCAAAAGGAACTTCAAGCCGAAGCACTAAACTGGTTCATGGCGGAGTACGCTATTTGGCACAAGGCGATGTACATTTGGTTAGAGAAGCATTAAAAGAAAGAGGTTTACTGGCACAAAATGCGAATCATTTGGTAAAAAATCAATCGTTCGTTATTCCAAATTACCATTGGTTTAGTGGTTATTTTTATACCATCGGATTAAAAATTTACGATTTATTGTCAGGCGGTTTGAGTTTAGGGAGTTCTAAATATCTTTCTAAAAAGAAAACTATAGAAATGCTTCCAAACGTCGAAGAAGAAGGTTTGGTAAATGGCGTTATTTATCACGACGGTCAGTTTGATGATTCGCGTCTAGCAATTAATCTTGCACAGACTGCTGTAGAAAATGGAGCTTGTGTTTTGAATTATTCTAAAGTTATCAATCTTTTGAAAGATGATAAAAACCAAATAATTGGTGTTCAAGTAACTGATCAAGAAACTGGTTTGAATTATAATGTAAAAGGTTCTGTGGTTGTAAATGCAACGGGAGTTTTTACAAATGCCATAATGAAATTAAATGATACTGTTTACAAAAAATATATTGTTCCAAGTCAAGGAATTCATTTAGTATTCGATAAATCATTTTTACCTGGAGAACATGCATTGATGATTCCGAAAACCAAAGACGGCAGAGTTTTATTTGCTGTTCCGTGGCATAATCATATTGTTGTGGGCACAACCGATACTTTAATCAAAAAGCAAAGTTTAGAACCTATTGCATTAGAAAGCGAAATTCAATTTGTACTGGAAACTGCACAACGTTTTTTAGCAAAAAAACCTACTCGAGCCGACGTATTATCTGTTTTTGCAGGTTTACGTCCTTTGGCTGCTCCAAAGGAAGAAGGAAAAAGTACTAAAGAAGTTTCAAGAAGCCATAAAATCATTGTCTCAGAAACTGGTTTAATAACCATTACTGGTGGAAAATGGACAACTTATAGAAAAATGGCAGAAGAAATAATTGATAAAGCTATTCTAAAAGGAAAACTTCAGAATAAACCTTGTATTACGGAACATTTATCTATTCACGGAAATAAACGAACAAATAATCTTGATCGTGAAAATCATTTATATATATATGGTAGTGATATTTCAAAAATTCTGGAATTACAAGAAAACGAACCAGAATTAAAAGAGAAACTACATCCAAATTATGAATTCTCACTGGCAGAAGTCGTTTGGGCAATTCGTTACGAAATGGCAAGAACGGTAGATGATATTTTAGCAAGACGCGTTCGTCTGCTTTTTTTAGATGCCAGAGCTGCGATTGAAGTTTCAGAAAAAACAGCACGATTGCTAGCCAAAGAACTTGGTCGTGACGAAGATTGGATTGCTAAAGAAGTTTCAAATTTTACCACAATTGCCAAAGGTTTTCTTCTTTCTGAATTTCAATAA
- a CDS encoding GNAT family N-acetyltransferase — protein MNSKEQLVLRKAVISEVPVIWEILQDAIEQRRLDGSTQWQDGYPNELTVKNDIENGCGYVLTENESILCYAAIMFDKDPAYNDIEGKWLTDGDYTVVHRVAVSKLAKGKGIATKLFEKIEGLSTDNNIYSIKVDTNFDNVPMLKILEKLKYTFCGEVYLRGSARKAFEKQLT, from the coding sequence ATGAATTCTAAAGAACAGCTCGTATTAAGAAAAGCAGTTATTTCTGAAGTTCCAGTAATTTGGGAAATCCTGCAAGATGCCATTGAACAAAGACGATTAGACGGAAGTACACAATGGCAAGATGGTTACCCGAACGAACTTACTGTTAAAAATGATATCGAAAATGGTTGCGGTTACGTACTAACAGAAAATGAATCTATTTTGTGTTATGCTGCTATTATGTTCGACAAAGATCCTGCTTACAACGATATTGAAGGCAAATGGCTGACTGATGGCGATTATACTGTTGTACACCGCGTCGCAGTTTCAAAACTAGCAAAAGGAAAAGGAATTGCAACAAAGCTATTTGAAAAGATTGAAGGTTTATCTACAGATAATAATATTTATAGCATAAAAGTTGACACCAATTTTGATAATGTCCCGATGCTTAAAATTTTAGAAAAATTGAAATATACTTTTTGTGGCGAAGTCTATTTAAGAGGCTCCGCAAGAAAAGCATTTGAAAAACAATTAACTTAA